Proteins found in one Erythrobacter sp. KY5 genomic segment:
- a CDS encoding caspase family protein, giving the protein MSFFGAMVLGLAPALVAAQADRTSASDGETDLRAPDARIAQPSAADIGITAMMQMLRDEGIDIDARMAGARTQCRSRVTAQATDESADQIERDIEQCIVGEEGIIYARAINEMNANRVNSFNDAMSDYNAQVAEAERKEREYERELQGHSAEVAEIERQKQQYERDMAAHRRLLAERGLPVTGEATPPSQIAQSSPPQQQTATSEPEQPAQQVALAQGASPPQNTAPVQAPPPVRTAQADPPPAAASRQSPPAIAAERGTPDSSTPSKKAQIAGNRASASRGSPTVPGRGRMLSQGPGTSAQEEIELAIMEASGPRIALVIGNEEYAGSMGALSNPVNDAVLIGATLRSLGFDVEILTDATQRQMKEAVRRLGDRLLAAGENATGLFYYAGHGVQSKGANFLIPVGSVVDSESDLELEAVSADAILAQLEEAYISTRIVILDACRNMPLRRRTRNGERGLARMETPNGSFVAYSTSPGSTAADGGGIHSPFAEALATQMLVPDRPIEVTFREVRRQVVEMTSGDQVPWDSSSLLETFSFSKSR; this is encoded by the coding sequence TTGTCATTTTTCGGGGCCATGGTGCTTGGCCTTGCTCCTGCGCTGGTGGCGGCACAGGCAGACCGCACGTCCGCTTCCGATGGCGAAACCGATTTGCGCGCGCCGGACGCCCGCATTGCGCAGCCATCAGCTGCGGATATCGGCATTACGGCGATGATGCAGATGCTGCGCGATGAAGGCATCGATATAGACGCACGCATGGCCGGCGCTCGCACCCAATGCCGCAGCAGAGTTACAGCTCAGGCGACGGATGAAAGCGCTGACCAGATCGAGCGTGACATCGAGCAATGCATCGTCGGTGAAGAGGGCATCATCTACGCCCGCGCCATCAATGAAATGAACGCCAACCGCGTGAACTCGTTCAATGATGCGATGTCGGATTACAATGCACAGGTCGCCGAAGCCGAGCGCAAGGAACGCGAATACGAGCGCGAGTTACAAGGACACAGCGCTGAAGTCGCCGAGATCGAGCGGCAAAAGCAGCAATATGAGCGCGATATGGCAGCGCACAGGCGATTGCTTGCAGAGCGGGGTTTGCCTGTTACGGGCGAGGCTACGCCACCTTCGCAGATCGCTCAATCCTCGCCGCCGCAACAACAGACCGCGACCTCAGAGCCGGAACAGCCTGCGCAGCAGGTCGCATTGGCACAAGGCGCATCTCCACCTCAGAATACCGCACCGGTTCAGGCCCCACCACCGGTCCGAACTGCACAGGCCGATCCTCCGCCTGCGGCCGCGTCGCGTCAGTCGCCCCCGGCGATAGCCGCTGAACGCGGCACTCCCGACAGCTCGACGCCTTCCAAGAAGGCGCAGATCGCGGGTAACAGAGCAAGCGCCTCGCGCGGGTCGCCGACGGTGCCCGGTCGCGGCAGGATGCTTTCGCAGGGGCCCGGAACTTCTGCGCAGGAGGAAATCGAGCTCGCCATCATGGAAGCGAGCGGCCCCCGGATCGCGCTCGTCATTGGCAACGAGGAATATGCAGGCTCGATGGGAGCGCTTTCCAATCCGGTAAACGACGCGGTGCTGATCGGCGCCACACTTCGCAGCCTAGGGTTCGACGTCGAGATACTGACGGACGCAACGCAGCGGCAGATGAAGGAGGCCGTTCGTCGTCTGGGCGATCGCCTGCTCGCCGCCGGTGAGAACGCAACCGGGCTGTTTTATTACGCCGGACACGGAGTGCAGTCGAAGGGGGCGAACTTCCTCATTCCCGTCGGCTCGGTTGTCGATTCCGAAAGCGACCTTGAACTGGAGGCCGTGTCAGCCGATGCCATTCTCGCGCAGTTGGAAGAGGCCTACATCTCGACCCGCATCGTCATCCTCGATGCGTGCCGCAACATGCCTCTGCGCCGCCGCACGAGGAACGGTGAGCGCGGACTGGCCCGCATGGAAACACCCAATGGCAGCTTCGTCGCCTATTCGACTTCGCCAGGAAGCACGGCGGCTGACGGCGGAGGCATCCACAGTCCCTTTGCAGAAGCTCTCGCAACGCAGATGCTGGTGCCTGACAGACCGATTGAAGTGACGTTTCGCGAAGTCAGGCGACAGGTCGTCGAGATGACCAGCGGAGATCAGGTGCCGTGGGATTCGTCCTCGCTCCTGGAGACGTTCAGCTTTTCCAAGAGCCGCTGA
- a CDS encoding site-specific integrase has protein sequence MKVAKLTKREIAKLKPAEKPYVAWCGVLPGFGLSVRPSGVMSFIAQYDFGGRAGSTRRATIGRFGDWTADEARLEAEDILRAAKRGVDHVEAKARRKAELTVAQLCDEYLEHGCEHKKPSTVAMDKGRINRHIKPHKIARMKISDVRDVHVERLLKDIASGKTAVKREGGKGYIATGGKGTATRTVRMLGGIFSYAVKCKYLKQNPRSGVELYPDKKGERFLSPNEIQRLGETLREAETDGLPWQPKDGPNAKHTPKKAATAREVVSPYAVGAIRLLMLTGCRLREILNLRWSQVDLEQGLLDLSDSKTGAKKVLIGAAAIKVLEDLKSKRLEGNPHVIPGEAKGKPRSDLKRPWKRITEHAGLNVDSEGNPKPLRLHDLRHSFASMGVASNLGLSIVGKLLGHASPTTTQRYAHIGESAERRALNEIENKIAAAAGMIDTAKVVDLKRGAA, from the coding sequence ATGAAGGTTGCAAAGCTAACCAAGCGCGAAATCGCAAAGCTGAAACCCGCCGAAAAACCCTACGTCGCATGGTGCGGCGTTTTGCCCGGCTTCGGGCTGTCGGTTCGTCCAAGCGGCGTCATGTCATTCATCGCGCAATACGACTTTGGCGGACGGGCGGGATCGACGCGTCGTGCGACGATCGGTCGGTTCGGTGATTGGACAGCCGACGAAGCACGACTTGAAGCTGAAGACATACTTCGGGCCGCGAAGCGGGGAGTAGATCATGTCGAAGCGAAGGCGAGGCGCAAAGCTGAACTAACGGTCGCGCAGCTTTGCGACGAATATCTTGAACACGGTTGCGAGCATAAGAAGCCGTCAACCGTCGCGATGGATAAGGGCCGTATCAATCGGCATATCAAACCGCACAAGATCGCGCGAATGAAGATAAGCGATGTTCGAGACGTGCATGTCGAGCGTTTGCTCAAAGACATTGCCAGCGGGAAAACAGCGGTGAAACGCGAAGGTGGCAAAGGTTACATCGCAACCGGCGGAAAAGGCACTGCAACGCGCACCGTTCGAATGCTTGGCGGTATCTTCAGCTACGCCGTGAAGTGCAAATACCTCAAACAGAACCCGCGTAGTGGCGTTGAACTCTATCCTGACAAGAAGGGTGAGCGGTTCTTGTCTCCGAATGAAATTCAACGATTGGGTGAGACGCTGCGCGAAGCTGAAACCGACGGATTGCCGTGGCAACCGAAGGACGGCCCCAACGCGAAACATACGCCGAAGAAGGCAGCAACGGCGCGCGAAGTCGTGTCACCGTATGCCGTAGGCGCTATTCGCTTGTTGATGCTGACAGGTTGTCGGCTGCGCGAAATCCTCAATTTGCGTTGGTCGCAAGTCGATCTTGAACAAGGGTTGTTGGACCTGTCGGACTCGAAAACAGGGGCAAAGAAGGTCTTGATCGGAGCCGCCGCAATCAAGGTTCTTGAAGACCTCAAGTCGAAGCGTCTCGAAGGTAACCCGCACGTCATACCGGGCGAAGCAAAGGGCAAGCCGCGAAGCGATCTAAAGCGGCCTTGGAAGCGGATAACCGAACACGCCGGGTTAAACGTCGATAGCGAAGGCAACCCAAAACCGCTTAGGCTTCACGATCTTCGCCATAGCTTTGCGTCAATGGGCGTCGCGTCGAACCTTGGCCTGTCAATTGTGGGCAAGCTGCTAGGCCACGCATCGCCGACGACGACACAACGCTATGCCCACATTGGCGAAAGTGCAGAACGCCGTGCGCTGAACGAAATCGAAAACAAGATCGCGGCGGCGGCTGGCATGATCGACACGGCTAAAGTTGTCGATTTGAAGCGAGGCGCAGCGTGA
- a CDS encoding acyl-CoA dehydrogenase family protein — protein MNVEFSPELEAFRREVAEFFATAPTPAIREAGRKTTSVFAPFDQCMAWHQILYEKGWAAPHWPKEYGGTGWSVEQRFIFAEEYRKADLPPLLPQSLGMVGPLLIDLGTEEQKAKYLPPILKGQDFWAQGYSEPGSGSDLASLSCRAEADGDDYIINGSKIWTTYAHHANRMFMLVRTSTEGKKQAGITFLLLDRMDYPGMEVRPIYGLDGFPEQCEVFFDNVRVPQSGRVGEENQGWSVAKHLLKHERGGGNAASPTLMRYLERARAAACETSSPFGGMLADDPVFQRDFGELEADVTSLSHLEKLAISGHEIARDPAFPSMNKTINSELVQRASVMMSKVSGVGGLARQLEALRVGSNVEPQGSEFDLITMPLYLNSRATTIYAGSNEVQRDLIARSLAAGA, from the coding sequence ATGAATGTCGAGTTTTCGCCAGAGCTCGAAGCTTTCCGGCGCGAAGTGGCGGAGTTCTTCGCCACCGCGCCGACCCCGGCCATCCGCGAAGCCGGTCGCAAGACGACGAGCGTATTTGCGCCGTTTGACCAGTGCATGGCCTGGCATCAGATTCTCTACGAAAAAGGCTGGGCCGCCCCCCATTGGCCCAAGGAGTATGGCGGGACAGGATGGAGCGTCGAGCAACGCTTCATCTTCGCAGAGGAGTACCGAAAGGCCGACCTGCCCCCGCTTCTGCCGCAGAGCCTTGGCATGGTGGGGCCGCTGCTGATCGACCTTGGTACCGAAGAGCAAAAGGCGAAATACCTGCCACCGATTCTGAAAGGCCAGGATTTCTGGGCGCAGGGGTACTCCGAGCCGGGTTCTGGGTCCGATCTGGCCTCGCTGAGTTGCCGCGCCGAGGCTGATGGCGATGACTACATCATCAACGGTTCTAAGATCTGGACGACCTACGCGCATCACGCAAACCGCATGTTCATGCTGGTGCGCACCAGCACCGAGGGCAAGAAACAGGCAGGGATCACATTCCTCCTGCTCGACCGGATGGACTATCCCGGCATGGAAGTGCGCCCGATCTACGGGCTCGATGGCTTTCCTGAGCAATGCGAAGTCTTCTTCGACAATGTCCGCGTGCCGCAATCAGGCCGCGTGGGTGAGGAAAATCAGGGCTGGAGCGTGGCAAAACACCTGCTCAAGCATGAGCGCGGCGGGGGCAATGCGGCGAGCCCCACTCTGATGCGCTATCTGGAACGCGCGCGCGCAGCGGCCTGTGAGACGAGTTCGCCGTTCGGCGGAATGCTGGCCGACGATCCGGTATTTCAGCGCGATTTCGGTGAGCTTGAAGCTGATGTAACGTCGCTAAGCCATCTGGAAAAGCTGGCGATCAGCGGTCACGAAATCGCGCGCGACCCTGCATTCCCCTCGATGAACAAGACGATCAATTCTGAACTCGTCCAGCGCGCGAGCGTTATGATGAGCAAGGTGTCGGGAGTGGGAGGCCTTGCCCGCCAGCTGGAAGCGTTGCGTGTGGGATCGAATGTCGAGCCGCAGGGAAGCGAGTTCGACCTCATCACCATGCCGCTTTACCTCAACAGCCGTGCGACCACGATCTATGCCGGCAGCAACGAGGTCCAGCGCGACCTGATTGCACGCAGTCTTGCTGCAGGGGCCTGA